In Afipia sp. GAS231, a single window of DNA contains:
- a CDS encoding cytochrome b/b6 domain-containing protein, with product MSTLTVSDEHATATPAKVIQPAWVRALHWTNAVAMVLMIMSGWQIYNASPLFGFSFPPSITLGGWLGGALLWHFAAMWLLMVNGLIYLALGFATGRFRKKLLPITPAGVVSDTKAALTFKLSHDDLSKYNSVQKLLYAGIIVVGIVIVLSGLSIWKPVQLQWLTALFGGYDVARYVHFICMAAIVAFMVVHVALALLVPKSLRAMIIGR from the coding sequence ATGTCGACCTTGACCGTCAGCGACGAGCACGCCACAGCGACCCCGGCGAAAGTGATCCAGCCCGCCTGGGTGCGGGCGCTGCACTGGACCAACGCGGTCGCGATGGTGCTGATGATCATGTCGGGCTGGCAGATCTATAACGCCTCGCCGTTGTTCGGCTTCTCGTTCCCGCCCTCGATCACGCTGGGCGGCTGGCTCGGCGGCGCGCTGCTCTGGCACTTTGCCGCGATGTGGCTGTTGATGGTCAACGGCCTGATCTATCTGGCGCTCGGGTTTGCCACCGGCCGCTTCCGCAAGAAGCTGCTGCCGATCACGCCCGCGGGCGTGGTCTCCGATACCAAAGCAGCGCTGACCTTCAAGCTGTCGCACGACGACCTCAGCAAATACAATTCGGTGCAGAAGCTGCTCTACGCGGGAATTATCGTCGTCGGCATCGTCATCGTGCTGTCCGGCCTGTCGATCTGGAAACCGGTGCAGTTGCAATGGCTGACGGCGCTGTTCGGCGGCTACGACGTGGCCCGTTACGTTCACTTCATCTGCATGGCGGCGATTGTCGCTTTCATGGTGGTTCATGTCGCGCTCGCCCTTCTGGTGCCGAAGAGCCTGCGCGCCATGATCATTGGCCGGTAA